From Elephas maximus indicus isolate mEleMax1 chromosome 1, mEleMax1 primary haplotype, whole genome shotgun sequence, a single genomic window includes:
- the LRRC15 gene encoding leucine-rich repeat-containing protein 15, whose product MPLKPYLLLLVGCQAWGAGLAYYGCPSECTCSRASQVECTGARIVAVPTPLPWNAMSLQILNTHITELSESPFLNISALIALRIEKNELSHIMPGAFRNLGSLRYLSLANNKLQVLPIGLFQGLDNLESLLLSSNQLMQIQPAHFSQCSNLKELQLHGNNLEYIPDGVFDHLVGLTKLNLGKNSLTHLSPRVFQHLGNLQVLRLYENRLSDIPMGTFDGLGNLQELALQQNQISMLSPGLFHNNHNLQKLYLSNNYISQLPPGIFMQLPQLTRLTLFGNSLKELSPGIFGPMHNLQELWIYDNHITSLPDNVFSNLSQLQVLILSRNQISFISPGAFNGLMELRELSLHTNALQELDGNVFRTLTNLQNISLQNNHLRQLPGNIFANVNGLMTIQLQNNQLENLPLGIFDHLVNLCELRLYDNPWRCDSDILPLRNWLLLNRPRLGTDALPVCFSPANVRGQSLVIININVAVPSAQAPEVPSYPETPQYPDTSSYPDTTSISYTTEYTSPTKDYTNLTTPGVTENSGTWGMTPAQSGLAIAAIVIGIIALVASVAACICCCCFKKRGHTVLMQMKAPNEC is encoded by the coding sequence ATGCCACTGAAACCTTATCTCCTTTTGCTGGTGGGCTGCCAAGCCTGGGGAGCGGGCCTGGCCTACTATGGCTGCCCTAGTGAGTGCACCTGCTCCAGGGCCTCCCAGGTGGAGTGCACTGGGGCGCGAATCGTGGCCGTGCCCACCCCTCTGCCCTGGAACGCCATGAGCCTGCAGATACTCAACACACACATCACGGAACTCAGTGAGTCACCATTCCTCAACATCTCGGCCCTCATTGCCCTGAGGATCGAGAAGAATGAGCTGTCTCACATCATGCCTGGAGCCTTCCGTAACCTGGGCTCGCTGCGCTACCTCAGTCTCGCCAACAACAAGCTTCAGGTTCTGCCCATCGGCCTCTTCCAGGGCCTGGACAACCTTGAGTCACTCCTTCTGTCAAGCAACCAGTTGATGCAGATCCAGCCAGCCCACTTCTCCCAGTGCAGCAACCTCAAGGAATTGCAGTTGCATGGCAACAACCTGGAATACATCCCCGATGGTGTCTTTGACCACCTGGTGGGCCTCACCAAGCTTAATCTGGGCAAGAATAGCCTCACCCACCTCTCACCCAGGGTCTTCCAGCACCTGGGCAACCTCCAGGTCCTCCGGCTGTATGAGAACAGGCTCTCAGACATCCCCATGGGCACTTTTGATGGGCTTGGCAACCTCCAGGAACTGGCCCTCCAACAGAACCAGATCAGTATGCTCTCCCCAGGCCTCTTCCACAACAACCATAACCTCCAGAAACTCTATTTGTCCAACAACTACATCTCCCAGCTGCCTCCTGGCATCTTCATGCAGCTGCCCCAGCTCACCCGTCTTACACTCTTTGGGAATTCCTTGAAGGAGCTCTCCCCTGGGATCTTTGGGCCCATGCACAACCTGCAGGAGCTCTGGATCTACGACAACCACATCACTTCCCTACCTGACAACGTCTTCAGCAATCTCAGCCAGTTGCAGGTCCTGATCCTAAGCCGCAACCAGATCAGCTTCATCTCCCCAGGGGCCTTCAATGGGCTGATGGAACTGCGGGAGTTGTCACTCCACACCAACGCGCTGCAGGAGTTGGATGGGAACGTCTTCCGCACGTTGACCAACCTGCAGAATATCTCACTGCAGAACAACCACCTCAGACAGCTCCCTGGGAATATCTTTGCCAATGTCAATGGCCTCATGACCATCCAACTGCAGAACAACCAGCTGGAGAACCTGCCCCTGGGCATCTTTGATCACTTGGTGAACCTGTGTGAGCTTCGGCTGTATGATAATCCCTGGAGATGTGACTCGGACATCCTTCCACTCCGCAATTGGCTTCTTCTCAACAGGCCCAGGTTGGGAACGGATGCCCTTCCGGTTTGTTTCAGCCCAGCCAATGTCCGAGGCCAGTCCCTTGTCATTATTAACATTAACGTCGCTGTCCCCAGTGCCCAGGCCCCTGAGGTGCCCAGCTACCCGGAAACACCACAGTACCCAGACACGTCCAGCTACCCTGATACTACCTCCATCTCCTATACCACTGAGTATACCAGCCCCACGAAGGACTATACTAATCTGACCACCCCTGGAGTCACTGAGAACAGTGGCACATGGGGCATGACCCCTGCCCAGAGTGGGCTGGCCATCGCCGCCATTGTCATTGGCATCATTGCCCTGGTCGCCTCAGTGGCTGCCTGCATCTGCTGTTGCTGCTTCAAGAAGCGGGGCCACACAGTCCTGATGCAAATGAAGGCACCCAATGAGTGTTAA
- the CPN2 gene encoding carboxypeptidase N subunit 2, protein MRPAAWLYWASLLLLVRHAQLCPKGCDCIIQDVFCSDEGMAAVPLDIPPHATNIVFVETSFSTVGTRAFSGSPNLTKVVFLSTQLCHFGPDAFGGLPRLEDLEITGSAFSNISAHIFSNLASLTKFTLNFNKLEALPEVLFQHMEALDSLQLQGNQLQTLPRRLFHPLGRLRTLNLAQNLLTQLPEKLFDRLVSLQTLKLSNNALSGLRQGVFDKLGSLQELFLDGNSISQLHPQVFSELPCLEKLWLQHNAIEHLPLTIFSSLGKLTFLNLQHNALRSLPAGLFAQTPGLVGLSLSHNQLETIAEGTFANLSSLSSLTLSYNAITHLPVGVFRDLKELARLYLGSNNLTALHPALFQNLSKVEQLSLTKNLLTTLPEGIFDTNYNLFNLALHGNPWQCDCHLAYLFSWLRQYSDRHFNMQTYCAGPAYLKGQAVPALEEKQLVCPVTRDRLGFQAPGPDEREPGGSWDLAAEERAARSRCTYSNPEGTVVLACDEARCRWLNIQLSSRQDSGAPGLAYNASQEWDLRSSCGSVRVTVSIEARAGDT, encoded by the coding sequence ATGCGTCCTGCAGCCTGGCTGTACTGGGcctccctcctgctcctggtCAGGCATGCCCAGCTCTGCCCTAAGGGCTGTGACTGCATCATCCAGGATGTGTTCTGCTCAGATGAGGGGATGGCGGCCGTGCCTCTGGACATCCCGCCCCATGCCACAAACATTGTCTTTGTGGAGACCTCGTTCTCCACGGTGGGAACCAGGGCCTTCAGTGGCAGCCCCAACCTGACCAAGGTGGTCTTCCTGAgcacccagctctgccacttcggGCCAGATGCCTTCGGGGGGCTGCCCAGGCTCGAGGACCTGGAAATCACTGGCAGTGCCTTCTCCAACATCAGCGCCCACATCTTCTCCAACCTGGCCTCGCTGACCAAGTTCACCCTCAACTTCAACAAGCTGGAGGCTCTGCCCGAGGTCCTCTTTCAGCACATGGAAGCCCTGGACTCCCTCCAGCTGCAGGGGAACCAGCTCCAGACACTGCCCAGGAGGCTCTTCCATCCTCTGGGACGTCTGAGGACCCTCAACCTGGCTCAGAACCTCCTGACCCAGCTTCCTGAGAAGCTGTTTGACCGCCTGGTCAGCCTGCAGACCCTGAAGCTGAGCAACAATGCCCTCTCTGGCCTCCGCCAGGGTGTGTTTGACAAGCTGGGCAGCCTACAGGAGCTTTTCCTGGATGGCAACTCCATATCGCAGCTGCACCCCCAAGTGTTCTCGGAGCTCCCCTGCCTGGAGAAGCTGTGGCTGCAGCATAACGCCATTGAGCACCTGCCACTCACCATCTTCTCCTCCCTGGGCAAACTCACCTTCCTGAACCTACAGCACAATGCACTCCGGTCACTGCCAGCCGGCCTCTTCGCCCAGACCCCAGGCCTGGTGGGGCTGTCCTTGTCCCACAACCAGCTGGAGACCATCGCAGAGGGGACTTTTGCCAACCTGTCCAGCCTCAGCTCCCTCACACTCTCATACAACGCCATCACCCACCTCCCTGTCGGCGTCTTCAGGGACCTCAAGGAGTTGGCCAGGCTCTACCTGGGCAGCAACAACCTGACGGCCTTGCACCCAGCCCTGTTCCAGAACCTGTCCAAGGTGGAGCAGCTCAGCCTCACCAAGAACCTCCTTACCACGCTCCCCGAGGGCATCTTCGACACCAACTACAACCTGTTCAACCTGGCCCTGCACGGCAACCCCTGGCAGTGTGACTGCCACCTGGCCTACCTCTTCAGCTGGCTGCGCCAGTACAGCGACCGACACTTCAACATGCAGACCTACTGCGCCGGCCCTGCCTACCTGAAGGGCCAGGCGGTGCCCGCCTTGGAGGAGAAGCAGCTGGTGTGCCCTGTCACCAGGGACCGCTTGGGTTTCCAGGCCCCGGGGCCTGATGAGCGGGAGCCAGGGGGGAGCTGGGATCTGGCCGCGGAGGAAAGGGCAGCACGAAGCCGGTGCACCTACAGCAATCCCGAGGGGACCGTGGTGCTGGCCTGCGACGAGGCCCGGTGTCGCTGGCTCAACATTCAGCTGTCTTCTCGACAGGACTCGGGTGCCCCGGGACTGGCATACAATGCCAGTCAGGAATGGGACTTGAGGTCGAGCTGTGGCTCTGTTCGGGTCACCGTGTCTATTGAGGCCCGGGCTGGGGACACCTAG